The window GGTACAAGGTCTCCCTAAGGCAGAGAGTTACATTGCTAAAATCCCACAGTCCTTCCAGGGGGAGGTGATACACCGAACTCTTTTAGCTAACTATGTGGCTGCCAACAATGTAAAAAAAGCAGAGGAAGTATTCAACAAAATGAAGGACCTTGAATTCCCAATGACACCATTTGCGCACGACCAGATGCTCATTCTTTACAAGAGGATTGACAAGAGGAAATTAGCTGACATTTTATCGTTgatggagaaagaaaatgtcaagCCTTCTCCGTTtacttacaaaattttaatagatGCTAAAGGCCTTTGTAATGACATAAGTGGGATGGAACAAGTTGTTGATTCAATGAAGGCTGAAGGAATTAAACCTGATGTTTCTACCCTTTCCCTATTAGCTAAACACTATGTTTCAAATGGGCTTAAAGACAAAGCCAAGGTCATTTTAAAGgatatggaagaaaataacTCGAAAGGTTCTCGATTACCGTGCAGAATTTTACTTCCCCTTTATGGAGCACTCCAAATGGAAGATGAAGTGAGGAGACTCTGGAAGATCTGTGAGGCAAATCCGCATATGGAAGAAAGTATGGCTGCCATTGTTGCTTGGGGAAAGCTGAAGAACGTCCAGGAAGCAGAGAAAATTTTTGATAGATTTGTAAAAACATGGAAGAAGCCATCCACAAGACACTATAATACCATGATGAATGTTTATGGAGGCAGTAAGATGCTGACTAAGGGCAAGGAACTAGTTAATCAGATGGCAGAGAGCGGTTGCCGCATGGATGAGTTGACATGGGATGCAGTTGTGAAGCTCTACGTGGAAGCAGGGGAGGTAGAAAAGGCAGACTCTTTCTTGGTTAAGGCTGTTCAAAAATACGGGATGAAGCCATTGTTTACATCATACAAGACTCTCATGGATCACTACGCAAGGAGGGGTGATGTTCACAATGCAGAGAAAATCTTTGATAAGATGATACAATCGGGTTTCGTGCCTCGTTTAGGCCAATTTGGAACTCTACTACAGGCATATGTTAACTCCAAGACTCCAGCCTATGGTATGAAAGATAGAATGATGGCATATAATATTTATCCAAACAAAGCTTTGGCAGGACAATTAGCTCAAGTTAATGCTTTTAGGAAGACAGCGGTGTCAGATTTGCTTGATTGAAAAACATAACCTGCTAGTTTTGGTAATCTATTAACACCCTAGATTTTCAACTTTATGTTACAAATCAGGTATTTATTCTATTACCTGGTGGCTACGATTTGTTAGATGAGTATATGGCtcttttaggacaaaaaaatTTCGAAATTGAATCCTGGTGCCCTGTGTTAATTAGTTTCTATTATCCAATTCTTCCTTAGAGTAGAACTTTGATTTTCCAGATGCTCAGAAATGGTTTGTTGTTGTCCGTCCCCCAACTTTAGTTCGTCAAATGGTTTCAACAAATGTCTTACTGGGAcctttgtgttttttattgtGGTATccaaattttggaaattttagcAATATTGTTC of the Cucumis sativus cultivar 9930 chromosome 3, Cucumber_9930_V3, whole genome shotgun sequence genome contains:
- the LOC101207142 gene encoding pentatricopeptide repeat-containing protein At1g80270, mitochondrial isoform X4; translation: MWALRRASTPLRNQGYRVRTSYVFGKLEVPYLLQKNVAGFGTIATLSDRFISFERNNLATWPFSEICISCHGLSTQAGAENSGEEDNVEDSFSELDETLPITRSEIAGDDDNVVDDGTQNELDLLEGETELAEKKSSKWRPSELFNAIWKASVLSVPSALDKWVSEGKDLSRAEISLAMLHLRKRRMFGKALQFSEWLEANGQLEFNQRDYASRLDLIAKVQGLPKAESYIAKIPQSFQGEVIHRTLLANYVAANNVKKAEEVFNKMKDLEFPMTPFAHDQMLILYKRIDKRKLADILSLMEKENVKPSPFTYKILIDAKGLCNDISGMEQVVDSMKAEGIKPDVSTLSLLAKHYVSNGLKDKAKVILKDMEENNSKGSRLPCRILLPLYGALQMEDEVRRLWKICEANPHMEESMAAIVAWGKLKNVQEAEKIFDRFVKTWKKPSTRHYNTMMNVYGGSKMLTKGKELVNQMAESGCRMDELTWDAVVKLYVEAGEVEKADSFLVKAVQKYGMKPLFTSYKTLMDHYARRGDVHNAEKIFDKMIQSGFVPRLGQFGTLLQAYVNSKTPAYGMKDRMMAYNIYPNKALAGQLAQVNAFRKTAVSDLLD